The Candidatus Binatia bacterium genomic interval GCTGGACACCGCGCCCCCGAAACGCGTGACTCTGCAGGCGTTCTCGAGGGTCACCTGATGGCCCAATGCCTCGACGGCCACGTCGACGCCCTTTCCTGCCGTCAGCCGAAGGATTTCGTCAACCGCCCCGGCGGGATCGATGACCACGTCGGCGCCCAGTTTCTTGGATGCGGCGACACGCGACGGCACCGACTCGACCGCGATGATGAAACCGGCGCCGCGGGTGCGTGCGGCCGCGGTGACGCACAGGCCAACCGGCCCCTGGGCAAAAATGGCTACCGTGTCTCCAAACCGTAGCTCGGCATTCTCGATGGCGGCGAAGCCTGTCGACATGATGTCGGTGGCGCACAGCACGGCCTCGTCGTCGATGTCATCCGGAACCTTGGCCATGTTCAGGTCGGCGCTGTTGACAATGTAGTACTCACCTTGGCAACCGAACAGCAGATTGAGGGGAGCGGCGTAGCGTTCGCACACCTGCCGGTTGCCTTCCTGACAGCGCGGACACGTTCCGCAGCCGAAGAGGCAAGATGCGACCACCCGATCCCCCTGTTTGAAGTCCATGACCCCAGGGCCGACATCGACCACTTCGGCAACCGCTTCGTGCCCCATCGGCATTCCCGCTGGGATCGGCAGCTCGTCCACCAGGTGGATGTCGCTGCCGCAGATGGTCGACAGACGCATTTTGAGCAACGCCTGACCTGGGCCGGGGGTCGGCACTGGCATGCGCTGCATTTCCACCTTCTTGGTGTCCACCTTCACACATACGAGATTGTCGGCCATCGGTCGCTCCTCCGCCTCGAGTGGTTGCAGCCAACAGGCTGTGCGCCCCCAGCTATCAACAAACGGTTCCTCTGGCCAGGGGCGCGTGCACGCCGGCGTGGTGGGCTGACAGCGGCTTTACTGTCGGCCCGTCTGTGCGTAGGGTACCCGCAGCAAAGGAGTCAACGCGGTGAGTCAACTCAAACTGGGCTTGCAACTGGGATACTGGGGCGCGCGGCCGCCGGAGAATCTGATCGGAACGGCGCAGGAGGCGGAGCGCCTCGGGTTCGACGCAATCTTCACGGCCGAAGCCTGGGGTTCGGATGCCTTTACGCCACTTGCCTGGATCGGCGCGCATACCTCCAAGATTCGCCTCGGCACCGCGATCGTGCAGCTCTCGGCCCGTACCCCCACGGCCACCGCGATGGCGGCGTTGACCCTTGATCACCTCTCCGGCGGACGCATGATTCTCGGCCTTGGCGTCTCCGGACCGCAGGT includes:
- a CDS encoding alcohol dehydrogenase catalytic domain-containing protein, coding for MADNLVCVKVDTKKVEMQRMPVPTPGPGQALLKMRLSTICGSDIHLVDELPIPAGMPMGHEAVAEVVDVGPGVMDFKQGDRVVASCLFGCGTCPRCQEGNRQVCERYAAPLNLLFGCQGEYYIVNSADLNMAKVPDDIDDEAVLCATDIMSTGFAAIENAELRFGDTVAIFAQGPVGLCVTAAARTRGAGFIIAVESVPSRVAASKKLGADVVIDPAGAVDEILRLTAGKGVDVAVEALGHQVTLENACRVTRFGGAVSSVGVYGAFPTVSIPTDGSFLHRRLVTTLCPGGSDRLRRMMDLVRYGKVDLRPLFTHQMKLAQTPEAYDLFRSRKDGVLKIAIRP